The window AATGGCCTCTTTCTTCAATAGCGGCAGTGTCCTCTTCTTGCTCTTTGTCGTCCTCTTTGCGGCCACTCAGGCTACTCCTGTTGACAATTTGCTCCCCGTATGCAAGACCGTCGGCGGCGGCAGTAAATACGTGGGCATCCAGTTCTGTCTGGACACCCTCCACTCCGACCCCCGTAGCGCAAACGGTGGAAACTACCAAGAGCTTGCGGTCGTCACAGTCGACCTCCTCACGGCCAACGCCACCCGTACCAAGGCCAAGATTGATGGCCTTCTCGGCGATGGCGACCGCAAGACTGAGGACGCCACCAGGCGGTCCCTCAGGTCGTGCCTGGCTCTTTTTGACGGCATATTGCAGAGCCAGGCTGGCTGTGCGGCGGCCGTCAAGGACGGGAAGTTCAGCGAGGCGACCTCGTCCCTGGAGAAATCGGCGGCCGCAGCGAAGGAGTGCCAGGGTGGCTTCAGCAAGAGCAACGTGGCGTCGCCGGTGACAGTGGAGAACGACAACGCTTTCCAGCTCGCAAAGCTCGCCGTCGCCTTGATTCGTGTTACCTCATAGATGcttctgttttcctttttcttcAAAAGTTTCGACTACGAGGAATTGTAATAATAATTGCTGTAAGAGAACAATAATAACAAAACCAATATAGGCTTTGGCAGATAATTTTCAGTTCCTACAATTCCATATGTGTATTCGCAGTCTTACTCTTTACTATAGCTTAGCTTTATCAGAGCATCTTACAGTGCCGTGAGCGCTCCGGCTGAACAAATTCTATAAACCCGTCCAGCAAAACATAAATTTTGCACAGCATCAAGCAAATTACACATTTCAATAATATGAACCAAATTGAATCGTAATATAAATTCAACATACAAATATATAAATGGTCCGAAAAGCAATTCACAATACAACTATAGTTTTCATTACAATaaatattcaaattcaaataattattacAACACTAAATTGTTCAAATCTCACACGAATAGAAATGAATAAAAATAGGTATCTATCTCCCCCCATAGAGTTGCCACCAACGCTCAATAAGATCATGCTGGAGTTGGTTGTGTGAATTATGGTTCTCGATATTTCGGTAGGTCTCAAGAAATGAAGTGATCTCATCCACGCGAGGTTGTTAGAATCGTGAttctgaatcggatcggagctccgatggtaggatcgcaaatcgaagaatcttcactatcagaatCGTAGAACATACAACCTTGCATCGTAGGATCAATGAGGTtaatttggatcgtaaagtcgtagaacatACAACAGAATCACGATTTTAACAACCTTGCATCCGCGTCCCTGTCAGGCTTCACACGGCTATCAACATTGTCACAGTTGTACTCCAAGTCCAAATCCCTCTCACCCTCAATGATCATATTGTGTAAAATTACACAAGCAGTCATGATATTTCCAAGGGATTTTTTATCCCAGAAGCGAGCAAGACCTCGAACAATGGCAAACCGAGCTTGCAACGCACCAAATGTCCTCTCAATATCCTTTCGGCAAGCTTCTTCTGCTTCAGCAAAAAAAATGTGCTTCCTGATTTTGGGGTCACTAATGGTCTTCATGAATGTTG is drawn from Triticum dicoccoides isolate Atlit2015 ecotype Zavitan chromosome 4A, WEW_v2.0, whole genome shotgun sequence and contains these coding sequences:
- the LOC119289558 gene encoding putative invertase inhibitor, which gives rise to MASFFNSGSVLFLLFVVLFAATQATPVDNLLPVCKTVGGGSKYVGIQFCLDTLHSDPRSANGGNYQELAVVTVDLLTANATRTKAKIDGLLGDGDRKTEDATRRSLRSCLALFDGILQSQAGCAAAVKDGKFSEATSSLEKSAAAAKECQGGFSKSNVASPVTVENDNAFQLAKLAVALIRVTS